A single Melopsittacus undulatus isolate bMelUnd1 chromosome 11, bMelUnd1.mat.Z, whole genome shotgun sequence DNA region contains:
- the LOC101878774 gene encoding myosin-1B-like isoform X5 — MSSDAEMAAFGEAAPYLRKSEKERIEAQNKPFDAKTSVFVVHSKESYVKGKIQSKEPGKITVKTEDGETLTVKEDQVFPMNPPKYDKIEDMAMMTHLHEPAVLYNLKERYAAWMIYTYSGLFCVTVNPYKWLPVYNPEVVLAYRGKKRQEAPPHIFSISDNAYQFMLTDRENQSVLITGESGAGKTVNTKRVIQYFATIAASGDKKKEEPQAAGKMQGTLEDQIISANPLLEAFGNAKTVRNDNSSRFGKFIRIHFGATGKLASADIETYLLEKSRVTFQLKAERSYHIFYQIMSNKKPELIEMLLITTNPYDYLYVSQGEITVASINDQEELMATDTAIDILGFAPDEKTAIYKLTGAVMHYGNLKFKQKQREEQAEPDGTEVADKAAYLMGLNSAELLKALCYPRVKVGNEYVTKGQTVQQVYNSVGALAKAVFEKMFLWMVVRINQQLDTKQPRQYFIGVLDIAGFEIFDFNSLEQLCINFTNEKLQQFFNHHMFVLEQEEYKKEGIDWEFIDFGMDLAACIELIEKPMGIFSILEEECMFPKATDTSFKNKLYDQHLGKSNNFQKPKPAKGKAEAHFSLVHYAGTVDYNITGWLEKNKDPLNESVVGLYQKSSLKTLALLFASSGGGGGKKGAKKKGASFQTVSAVFRENLNKLMSNLRSTHPHFVRCLIPNETKTPGAMEHELVLHQLRCNGVLEGIRICRKGFPSRIVYADFKQRYKVLNASAIPEGQFMDNKKASEKLLGSIDVDHTQYKLGHTKVFFKAGLLGLLEEMRDEKLVQLITHTQAMCRGYLMRVEFKKMMDRRESIFCIQYNVRSFMNVKHWPWMKMFFKIKPLLKSAESEKEIANMKEEFEKTKEDLAKSEAKRKELEEKMVKLVQEKNDLQLQVQAEADSLADAEERCEQLIKAKIQLEGKIKELTERAEEEEEMNAELTAKKRKLEDECSELKKDIDDLELTLAKVEKEKHATENKVKNLTEEMAALDETIAKLTKEKKALQEAHQQTLDDLQVEEDKVNTLTKAKTKLEQQVDDLEGSLEQEKKLRMDLERAKRKLEGDLKLAQDNIMDLENDKQQLDEKLKKKDFEISQIQSKIEDEQTLGMQLQKKIKELQARIEELEEEIEAERTSRAKAEKHRSDLSRELEEISERLEEAGGATAAQIEMNKKREAEFQKMRRDLEEATLQHEATAAALRKKHADSTAELGEQIDNLQRVKQKLEKEKSELKVEIDDLASNMESVSKAKANLEKMCRSLEDQLSEIKTKEEEQQRTINDISAQRARLQTESGEYSRQVEEKDAQISQLSRGKQAFTQQIEELKRHLEEEIKAKNALAHALQAARHDCDLLREQYEEEQEAKGELQRALSKANSEVSNWRTKYETDAIQRMEEMEEAKKKLTQRLQDAEEHVEAVNAKCASLEKTKQRLQNEVEDLMIDVERSNAACAALDKKQKNFDKILSEWKQKYEETQAELEASQKEARSLSTELFKMKNAYEESLDHLETLKRENKNLQQEISDLTEQIAEGGKAIHELEKVKKQVEQEKSELQASLEEAEASLEHEEGKILRLQLELNQVKAEIDRKIAEKDEEIDQMKRNHLRIVESMQSTMDAEIRSRNEALRLKKKMEGDLNEMEIQLSHANRQAAEAQKNLRNTQGVLKDTQIQLDDALRAQEDLKEQVAMVERRASLLQAEVEELRAALEQTERSRKLAEQELMDASERVQLLHTQNTSLINTKKKLETDIAQIQGEMEDTIQEARNAEEKAKKAITDAAMMAEELKKEQDTSAHLERMKKNLDQTVKDLQHRLDEAEQLALKGGKKQIQKLEARVRELEGEVDAEQKRSAEAVKGVRKYERRVKELTFQSEEDRKNILRLQDLVDKLQMKVKSYKRQAEEAEELSNVNLSKFRKIQHKLEEAEERADIAESQVNKLRAKNREIGKAESEE; from the exons ATGTCGTCAGATGCTGAGATGGCTGCCTTTGGGGAGGCAGCTCCCTATCTCCGAAAGTCAGAAAAGGAGAGAATAGAGGCCCAGAACAAGCCTTTCGATGCTAAGACATCAGTCTTTGTGGTGCATTCTAAGGAATCCTATGTGAAAGGCAAAATCCAGAGCAAAGAACCAGGGAAGATCACTGTCAAGACTGAAGATGGAGAG ACCCTGACTGTGAAGGAAGACCAAGTCTTTCCCATGAACCCTCCCAAATATGATAAAATTGAGGACATGGCCATGATGACCCACCTCCATGAACCCGCTGTGCTGTACAACCTCAAAGAGCGTTACGCAGCCTGGATGATCTAC ACCTACTCGGGTCTCTTCTGTGTCACCGTCAACCCCTACAAGTGGCTGCCAGTGTACAACCCGGAGGTGGTGTTGGCCTACCGAGGCAAGAAGCGCCAGGAGGCCCCTCCACACATCTTCTCCATCTCTGACAATGCCTATCAGTTCATGCTGACTG ATCGCGAGAACCAGTCAGTCCTGATCAC CGGAGAATCCGGAGCAGGGAAGACTGTGAACACAAAACGTGTCATCCAGTACTTTGCAACAATTGCAGCAAGTGGGGacaagaagaaggaagagcCACAGGCAGCAGGCAAAATGCAG GGGACACTTGAGGATCAAATCATCAGTGCGAACCCACTGCTGGAGGCTTTTGGTAATGCCAAGACTGTGAGGAATGACAACTCCTCACGCTTT ggTAAGTTCATCAGAATCCATTTTGGTGCCACAGGGAAACTGGCTTCTGCAGACATTGAAACAT ATCTGCTGGAGAAGTCCAGAGTCACTTTCCAGCTCAAGGCAGAAAGAAGCTACCACATATTCTATCAGATCATGTCCAACAAGAAGCCAGAGCTAATTG AGATGTTACTGATCACCACCAATCCATATGACTATCTGTATGTGAGTCAAGGTGAGATCACTGTTGCCAGCATTAACGACCAGGAAGAGCTGATGGCCACAGAT ACTGCCATTGACATCCTGGGCTTCGCTCCTGATGAGAAGACAGCCATCTATAAGCTGACAGGGGCTGTCATGCATTATGGCAACCTGAAGTTTAAGCAGAAGCAGCgtgaggagcaggcagagccgGATGGCACAGAAG TCGCTGATAAGGCTGCTTATTTGATGGGCTTGAactcagctgaactgctgaaggCCCTCTGCTATCCACGAGTCAAAGTTGGGAATGAATATGTGACCAAGGGTCAAACCGTGCAGCAG gTCTACAATTCAGTGGGTGCTTTGGCAAAAGCTGTCTTTGAGAAGATGTTCCTGTGGATGGTTGTTCGTATCAACCAACAGCTGGATACCAAGCAGCCCAGACAGTACTTCATTGGTGTCCTGGACATTGCTGGCTTTGAGATCTTTGAT TTCAAcagcctggagcagctgtgCATCAACTTCACCAATGAGAAACTGCAACAGTTCTTCAACCACCACATGtttgtgctggagcaggaggagtaCAAGAAGGAAGGAATTGATTGGGAGTTCATTGACTTTGGGATGGATCTGGCTGCCTGCATTGAGCTCATTGAGAAG CCCATGGGCATCTTCTCCATCCTGGAAGAGGAGTGCATGTTCCCCAAGGCAACTGACACCTCTTTCAAGAACAAGCTCTATGACCAACATCTGGGCAAGTCCAACAACTTCCAGAAGCCTAAACCTGCCAAAGGCAAGGCTGAGGCTCACTTCTCTCTGGTGCACTATGCTGGCACAGTGGACTACAATATCACTGGCTGGCTTGAGAAGAACAAGGATCCCTTGAATGAAAGTGTTGTGGGGCTCTACCAGAAGTCATCCTTGAAAACACTGGCCTTACTCTTTGCCTCT agtggtggtggtggcggCAAGAAGGGTGCCAAGAAGAAGGGTGCTTCTTTCCAAACTGTCTCAGCTGTTTTCCGG GAGAATTTAAACAAGCTGATGAGTAATCTCCGAAGCACACATCCTCATTTTGTGCGATGCCTCATTcctaatgaaacaaaaacacctG GTGCCATGGAACATGAGCTGGTGCTGCATCAGTTGCGGTGTAATGGTGTGCTGGAAGGGATTAGAATTTGCAGGAAAGGATTCCCCAGCAGAATAGTCTATGCAGACTTCAAGCAAAG GTACAAGGTGCTTAATGCCAGTGCAATCCCAGAGGGACAGTTTATGGACAACAAGAAGGCTTCTGAGAAGCTCCTTGGATCCATTGATGTGGACCACACCCAGTACAAATTGGGTCATACAAAG GTGTTCTTCAAAGCTGGGCTGCTGGGACTCCTGGAGGAGATGAGGGATGAGAAGCTGGTACAGCTCATTACCCACACACAAGCCATGTGCAGGGGCTACCTGATGAGAGTGGAGTTCAAGAAAATGATGGATAGGAG GGAGTCCATCTTCTGCATTCAGTACAATGTCAGGTCATTCATGAATGTGAAGCACTGGCCCTGGATGAAGATGTTCTTTAAGATCAAGCCCTTGCTGAAGAGCGCAGAATCTGAGAAAGAGATAGCCAACATGAAGGAAGAGTTTGAGAAAACCAAGGAAGACCTTGCAAAATCTGAGGCAaagaggaaggagctggaggagaaaatGGTGAAACTGgtgcaggagaaaaatgatcTGCAGCTCCAAGTACAGGCT GAAGCTGATAGTTTGGCTGATGCAGAGGAAAGATGTGAACAGCTCATCAAAGCCAAAATCCAGTTGGAAGGCAAAATTAAGGAGCTAACAGAGagagcagaagaggaagaagagatgaaTGCTGAGCTGACAGCCAAGAAGAGGAAACTGGAGGATGAATGCTCAGAGTTGAAGAAAGATATTGATGACCTTGAGTTAACACTGGCCAAGgttgagaaggaaaaacatgcCACTGAAAACAAG GTGAAAAATCTCACAGAGGAGATGGCAGCCTTGGACGAGACCATTGCCAAGCtgacaaaagagaagaaagcccTCCAGGAGGCCCATCAGCAGACACTGGATGACCTGCAGGTAGAAGAGGACAAAGTCAATACGCTGACCAAAGCTAAGACCAAGCTGGAGCAACAAGTGGATGAT CTGGAAGGGTCCCTGGAGCAAGAGAAGAAACTGCGCATGGACCTTGAGAGAGCCAAGAGGAAACTTGAAGGAGACCTGAAGCTGGCCCAAGACAACATCATGGATTTGGAAAATGataagcagcagctggatgagaaactgaagaa GAAAGACTTTGAAATCAGCCAGATCCAGAGCAAAATCGAGGATGAGCAAACCCTGGGCATGCAATTACAGAAGAAGATTAAAGAATTGCAG GCTCGTATTGAGGAATTGGAGGAAGAAATTGAGGCAGAGCGAACCTCTCGggcaaaagcagagaagcatcGGTCTGACCTCTcaagggagctggaggagatcAGCGAGCGcctggaagaagcaggaggGGCTACAGCAGCTCAGATCGAGATGAACAAGAAGCGTGAAGCCGAGTTTCAGAAGATGCGTCGTGACCTCGAAGAGGCCACGCTGCAGCACGAAGCCACGGCTGCTGCCCTGCGGAAGAAGCATGCAGACAGCACCGCTGAGCTTGGGGAGCAGATCGACAACCTGCAGCGAGTGaagcagaagctggagaaggagaagagtGAGCTGAAGGTGGAGATCGACGACCTGGCCAGTAACATGGAGTCTGTCTCCAAAGCCAAG GCAAATCTGGAGAAGATGTGTCGCTCCCTAGAAGATCAGCTCAGTGAGATTAAGACAAAGGAGGAGGAACAACAGCGCACAATTAATGACATAAGTGCTCAGAGAGCTCGGCTACAAACAGAATCTG GGGAATATTCGCGTCAGGTGGAGGAAAAAGATGCTCAGATTTCTCAGCTGTCAAGAGGCAAGCAGGCTTTCACTCAACAGATTGAGGAGCTCAAGAGGCACCTAGAGGAAGAGATCAAG GCCAAAAACGCGCTGGCCCATGCCTTGCAGGCTGCTCGCCACGACTGTGACTTGCTCCGGGAACAATatgaggaggagcaggaagccAAGGGAGAGCTGCAGCGTGCCTTGTCCAAGGCCAACAGCGAAGTGTCCAATTGGAGAACCAAATATGAGACAGACGCTATTCAGCGCAtggaggagatggaggaagCCAA GAAGAAGCTGACACAGCGCCTGCAGGATGCAGAAGAACACGTTGAAGCTGTCAATGCCAAATGTGCCTCAttggaaaagacaaagcagaggctgcagaatGAAGTGGAGGACCTCATGATTGACGTGGAGAGATCAAATGCTGCCTGTGCAGCTCTGGATAAGAAGCAGAAGAATTTTGACAAG ATCCTGTCAGAATGGAAGCAGAAGTATGAGGAAACACAGGCTGAGCTGGAAGCCTCCCAGAAGGAGGCCCGCTCTCTCAGCACAGAGCTCTTTAAGATGAAGAATGCCTATGAGGAGTCCTTGGACCACCTGGAAACGCTGAAGCGGGAGAACAAGAACTTGCAGC AGGAGATTTCTGACCTCACGGAGCAGAttgcagagggaggaaaagcaatTCATGAGCTGGAGAAAGTCAAGAAGCAGGTTGAGCAGGAGAAATCTGAGCTCCAGGCCTCACTAGAGGAAGCTGAG GCTTCCCTGGAACATGAAGAGGGGAAGATCCTGCGCCTCCAACTTGAGCTCAACCAGGTCAAGGCTGAGATTGACAGGAAGATAGCAGAGAAAGATGAGGAGATTGACCAGATGAAGAGAAACCACCTCAGAATTGTGGAGTCCATGCAGAGCACCATGGATGCTGAGATCAGGAGCAGGAATGAAGCCCTGCGTCTGAAGAAGAAGATGGAGGGAGATCTGAATGAAATGGAGATCCAGCTCAGCCATGCCAATCGCCAGGCTGCCGAGGCACAAAAGAACCTGAGAAACACACAGGGAGTGCTCAAG GATACCCAGATTCAATTGGATGATGCTCTCAGGGCACAGGAGGACCTGAAGGAGCAGGTGGCCATGGTGGAACGCAGAGCAAGCCTGTTGCAAGCTGAAGTTGAGGAGCTACGGGCAGCCCTGGAGCAGACAGAGCGGTCAAGGAAATTGGCTGAACAGGAACTGATGGATGCAAGTGAGAGAGTTCAGCTCCTCCATACCCAG AACACCAGCTTGATCAACAccaagaagaagctggaaacaGACATTGCCCAAATCCAGGGTGAGATGGAGGATACCATCCAGGAAGCCCGCAATGCTGAAGAGAAGGCCAAGAAGGCCATCACAGAT GCAGCCATGATGGCAGAAGAGCTGAAGAAGGAGCAGGACACCAGCGCCCACCTGGAGAGGATGAAGAAGAACCTGGACCAGACAGTGAAGGACCTGCAGCACCGTCTGGATGAGGCTGAACAGTTGGCACTGAAGGGAGGCAAGAAGCAAATCCAGAAGCTGGAGGCCAGA GTGCGGGAGCTGGAAGGGGAGGTTGATGCTGAGCAGAAGCGCAGCGCTGAAGCCGTGAAGGGTGTGCGCAAGTATGAGAGGAGGGTGAAGGAGCTGACCTTCCAG TCTGAGGAAGATCGGAAAAATATTCTCAGGCTCCAAGATCTAGTTGACAAGCTGCAAATGAAAGTGAAATCTTATAAGAGACAAGCTGAGGAGGCT GAGGAGCTGTCCAATGTCAACCTCTCCAAGTTCCGCAAGATCCAGCACAAGCTGGAGGAAGCTGAGGAGCGGGCTGACATTGCAGAGTCCCAGGTCAACAAGCTCCGAGCCAAGAACCGTGAAATTGGCAAGGCAGAAAGTGAAGAGTAA